In the Thermodesulfobacteriota bacterium genome, one interval contains:
- a CDS encoding acyl-CoA dehydratase activase: GAVENKGSGFYRNVVKERDMITAGIDAGSLTTKVLILNQDKIMAYEVLATGVDIEGATQKAMDTVLERAGISLQDIESIGSTGAGKKKVPYKTVQGTEVMCDTKGALHFYPKSNGVIDIGGENCRAIKFDTEGNIVDFALNDKCASGTGIFLDAMAKALRVKPAEMGELSLQSTEDIEVTSMCSVFAESEVVSMIHRKVPKNNILRGIHKSIASRVVGLANRILLEGNIVIIGGIAKNIGLVTTLNELMNSELIVPEKPEVVGALGAALLARERKG, from the coding sequence GGGGCAGTTGAAAACAAGGGTTCAGGCTTTTATAGAAATGTTGTAAAGGAGAGAGATATGATAACAGCGGGAATAGATGCAGGTTCTTTAACGACAAAGGTCTTAATTTTGAATCAGGATAAAATCATGGCATATGAGGTATTGGCTACTGGTGTTGATATAGAAGGGGCTACTCAAAAGGCGATGGATACTGTTTTAGAGAGAGCCGGCATATCCCTTCAGGATATTGAATCCATTGGGAGTACCGGTGCCGGGAAGAAAAAGGTTCCCTATAAAACAGTACAGGGGACAGAAGTAATGTGTGACACCAAAGGGGCTCTTCACTTTTACCCAAAATCGAATGGGGTAATCGATATTGGTGGAGAAAACTGCAGGGCTATAAAGTTTGATACAGAAGGGAACATCGTTGATTTCGCATTGAATGACAAGTGTGCCTCCGGTACAGGTATCTTTTTAGATGCAATGGCAAAAGCATTGCGGGTAAAACCGGCAGAAATGGGAGAACTCTCCCTTCAATCAACGGAAGATATAGAAGTCACCTCCATGTGTTCAGTCTTTGCTGAATCTGAAGTGGTATCTATGATTCACAGGAAAGTGCCAAAGAACAACATACTAAGGGGGATCCACAAATCTATAGCTTCAAGGGTTGTTGGCCTGGCAAACAGGATTCTTTTAGAAGGTAACATCGTTATCATAGGCGGGATAGCCAAAAACATAGGTCTTGTTACAACCTTGAATGAACTAATGAATTCAGAACTCATTGTGCCAGAGAAACCAGAGGTTGTTGGTGCCTTGGGTGCTGCTCTGCTGGCTAGAGAAAGGAAGGGGTAA